A region of Solanum dulcamara chromosome 7, daSolDulc1.2, whole genome shotgun sequence DNA encodes the following proteins:
- the LOC129896288 gene encoding uncharacterized protein LOC129896288, with translation MQRCCSSAGRSVMSKRWFSSSNDKIVASVLFERLPIVVPKIDPTVYAFQEFSFRWRQQYRREYPESFLKKSDTRGKGDYQIDYKPAPRISEADKANDHRSLQRALDRRLYLLVHGTTHGSGKPVWHFPEKVYESEVNLRKCAESALESFIGDLSHTYFVGNAPMGHMVIQPTEDKKITSIKRFFFKSQVIAANKFDIRKCDDFVWVTKDELLEYFPEQAEFLNKMIIS, from the exons ATGCAGAGATGTTGTTCGTCTGCGGGTCGATCTGTGATGTCTAAACGATGGTTTTCTTCATCCAACGATAAAATTGTGGCTTCAGTGCTCTTTGAGAGGTTACCTATCGTGGTTCCCAAAATCGATCCTACTGTATATGCTTTTCAAGAATTTTC GTTTCGTTGGAGACAGCAGTATCGGCGAGAGTATCCAGAAAGTTTTCTGAAGAAGTCTGATACCAG GGGAAAAGGTGATTATCAAATTGATTATAAACCAGCTCCTCGAATCTCCGAAGCAGATAAGGCTAATGATCACAG GTCATTACAGCGAGCACTAGACAGGAGACTCTATCTTCTAGTTCATGGTACCACACATGGTAGTGGAAAGCCTGTCTGGCATTTCCCTGAAAAAGTTTATGAGTCTGAAGTGAACTTGCGCAAG TGTGCTGAGTCTGCCCTAGAATCTTTCATTGGAGATCTTTCACATACATATTTTGTTGGAAATGCCCCTATGGGTCATATGGTCATACAACCCACTGAAGACAAGAAAATTACGTCAATCAAG CgcttcttcttcaaatcccaAGTTATTGCAGCCAACAAATTTGATATAAGAAAGTGTGATGATTTTGTATGGGTGACAAAAGATGAACTGTTGGAATACTTTCCTGAGCAAGCTGAATTCCTGAACAAGATGATAATCAGCTGA